The DNA window AACAATGACGGTAGCAGATTATCAAGAACAAGCACAGGCTTTGATTGCGTCTTTTAGTGTTGAGCCAATTTTATTGGTGGGTGGGACTGGTTTATATATTCGTTCCATTGTGCAGGGGATGAAAATTCCCAGAGTCGCGCCTGATTATGAATTGCGATCGCAGTTAGAATCTCTCGGTCAAAATCAACTTTATAGTATGTTGCAACAAGTTGATCCCATCGCCGCACAAAAAATTCATCCCAATGATCCCGTTCGGACTTTACGCGCATTAGAAGTATTTTACATAACAGGAAATCCCATATCTCAACAACAAGGTGAAAACCCGCCAGATTACCCGATTTTGCAGATTGGTTTAGATTGTGATGTGGAAAGATTAGACACACGCATTCACAAGCGGACTGAACAAATGATTGCCGATGGTTTAGTGGCTGAAGTGGAATATTTATGTCAAAAATATGGTGCTGATTTATCATTGTTAAACACTTTGGGATATCAAGA is part of the Aulosira sp. FACHB-615 genome and encodes:
- the miaA gene encoding tRNA (adenosine(37)-N6)-dimethylallyltransferase MiaA, whose protein sequence is MTKLIVICGATATGKSGLGLTLAQRLGSVILSADSRQVYREFNIGTAKPTLAEQKLVPHYLIDICEPTETMTVADYQEQAQALIASFSVEPILLVGGTGLYIRSIVQGMKIPRVAPDYELRSQLESLGQNQLYSMLQQVDPIAAQKIHPNDPVRTLRALEVFYITGNPISQQQGENPPDYPILQIGLDCDVERLDTRIHKRTEQMIADGLVAEVEYLCQKYGADLSLLNTLGYQEIKQYLSGEITLNTAQELTVLHTRQFAKRQRTWFRAYPQIKWFNADDVDLIEKVWLHVNEFVN